Proteins from a single region of Pseudomonas sp. BSw22131:
- a CDS encoding DsbE family thiol:disulfide interchange protein has translation MKRWVLLIPLVLFLGVAGFLYRGLYLDPAELPSALIDKPFPEFSLPAVQGGAVITRATLLGKPALINVWGTWCVACRVEHPVLNKLAQQGVVIYGINYKDVNADALKWLSEFHDPYQLNIRDEAGSLGLNLGVYGAPETFLIDSKGIIRYKHVGVIDEAVWRDKLAGQYQGLVDEARQ, from the coding sequence ATGAAGCGTTGGGTGTTGTTGATTCCGCTGGTGCTGTTTCTGGGCGTGGCGGGTTTTCTGTATCGAGGGCTCTACCTTGACCCGGCGGAACTGCCGTCGGCGTTGATCGATAAACCGTTTCCCGAGTTTTCGTTGCCGGCGGTGCAGGGCGGCGCTGTCATCACTCGCGCCACCCTGTTGGGCAAGCCGGCGCTGATCAACGTCTGGGGCACCTGGTGCGTCGCCTGTCGCGTCGAGCATCCGGTGCTCAACAAGCTGGCGCAGCAGGGCGTGGTGATTTACGGCATCAACTACAAAGACGTCAACGCCGACGCGCTGAAGTGGCTGAGCGAATTTCACGACCCGTATCAGCTGAACATTCGCGACGAAGCCGGCAGTCTGGGCCTGAACCTGGGAGTCTACGGCGCGCCGGAAACGTTTCTGATCGACAGCAAGGGCATCATTCGCTACAAGCACGTCGGTGTGATCGACGAAGCGGTCTGGCGCGACAAACTGGCCGGTCAGTACCAGGGTCTGGTCGATGAGGCCAGGCAATGA
- a CDS encoding cytochrome c-type biogenesis protein: MRRLIAAAALTLGLAGLAHAAIDAYTFKDEAERARYSDLTKELRCPKCQNQDIADSNAPIAADLRKEIYRMLGEGQSNQQIIDFMVDRYGEFVRYKPELSARTWLLWFGPAGLLFGGVLLIGVIVVRRRAKRTADTEVLSDEERQRLAHLLDKNHE; encoded by the coding sequence ATGAGGCGTTTGATTGCGGCCGCCGCTCTGACGCTGGGACTGGCGGGCCTCGCCCACGCGGCCATTGACGCCTACACGTTCAAGGACGAGGCCGAGCGCGCACGCTACAGCGATTTGACCAAGGAGCTGCGCTGCCCCAAGTGCCAGAACCAGGACATCGCCGACTCCAACGCGCCCATCGCTGCCGACCTGCGCAAAGAGATCTACCGCATGCTTGGCGAAGGCCAGAGCAATCAGCAGATCATCGACTTCATGGTCGACCGTTACGGCGAGTTCGTGCGTTACAAGCCTGAGTTGAGTGCACGCACCTGGTTGCTGTGGTTCGGTCCGGCTGGCTTGTTGTTCGGCGGGGTGTTGTTGATTGGGGTGATTGTCGTTCGCCGTCGCGCCAAACGTACTGCAGACACCGAAGTGCTTTCTGACGAGGAGCGTCAGCGCCTCGCCCACCTGTTGGATAAAAACCACGAATGA